In Thermoanaerobacterales bacterium, the genomic window GTCTCGAAGAGGTAGCGGGCTACACAGCGGATGGCGTTACCGCACATCTCGGCCTCGCTGCCGTCGCTGTTGAAAATGCGCATTTCGGCATCGGCGCCGGCCGCCGGAAGGATGAACACCAGGCCGTCGGCGCCGATGCCGAAATGCCGGTTGCAGACCGCCCGGGCCAGTTCCCCGGGCGCGTCCGCCAGGCCGTCCCGGCGGGCGTCGACGATCACGAAGTCGTTGCCGAGCCCGTGCCACTTCATAAAAAACAACGTTTGGTCACCTCGATAAGGCACGCTTGCCTGCATCAGTCCAGGCCTTTTGCCGCCCCCAGGCGGATAATCTCCAGCACGAGCCTGGCGCTGGCCACGAGGTCGTCCAGCCGCAGGAACTCGGCCGTGGAATGCACCCGCTGCATGCCGCAGGAGAGGTTGGCGGTCGGGATGCCGGAGGCGTTGAAGACGTTGGCGTCGCTGCCTCCCCCGCTCTGCTCCAGGCGGGGGGTTATGCCGAGCCGCTCCATAGCCCGCCGCGCCAGGGTGACCACGGGAGCGTCCGGCGGGAGACGGAAGGACTCGTACAGCGTCTCCACCTCGGTCTGTATTTCGGCCCCGCTTTCGCGGACGGCGGTTTCCAGGCCCTGGAGAATTTCCTGCGTCATGGCCGCGCGTTTGGCGTCGTCCAGGCTGCGTGACTCCCCCTCGACCGTCACCCGGTCGGGAACGATGTTCGTCGCCTGGCCGCCCCGGATGACCCCGATGTTGGCCGTTGTTTCCGGGTCGATCCGGCCCAGCCGCAGCCCGGCGATTCCCCGCGCCGCCGCCTGGATGGCGTTGATCCCCTCCTCCGGGCAAATGCCGGCATGCGCGGCCCGCCCGATCACGGTCGCCACCAAGCGGTCCTGTGACGGCCCGCGGACGATCACCTGGCCCGGGGGCCCCTCGCTATCCAGGATAAACCCCATCCGGGACTGCAGGCGGCCGAACTCCAGGTGTTTGGCTCCCAGGAGGCCGACCTCCTCGGCCACGGTGAACACAATCTCCAGCGGCGGATGGGCTTCGCCCCCGGCCTTTATGACCCGGACGGCCTCCAGGATGGCGGCGATGCCCGCCTTATCATCACCGCCAAGAATGGTGTCGCCGGCGCTGGTCACCACCCCGTCCCGCACCCGGGGCCTGACCCGTCTCCCCGGCTCCACCGTGTCCATATGGGCCCCGAGCAAAATGGCCTGCCCCTCACCGGGCAGACGGGCGATAAGGTTTCCCGCGTTGCCGTTGACGGCCCTCGCCGTTTGGTCTTCCTCGACGGTGCAGCCCAGTTCCCGCAGGCGGCTCTTCAAGTTATCGGCTATATCCCGTTCCTGGCGCGAAAGGCTGTCAATGCGCACCAGTTCCAGGAAGCTTTCGGCCAGCCGTTCCCGGCTAACCAACGGCCACACCTCCCGCCAGCTGTTCCCGGGCCAGGGCCGCTCCCCGTTCCAGGGCGCTCCGGTTGACGGGGATCAGGTTATGCCGCCGCGGGGGCAAGACCTTGGCCAGGGCTGCCACGGCCGACTCCAGGACGACGACGCCGGTCACCGCAATGCAGGCCCCGAGAAGAACATTGGCGGCCACGCGACTCGAACCCAGATCTTCGGCAATCTCATTGGCCGGGATCGCGAGCACCCGTACGTCACGCCTGCCCACGCGGTTTTCGACCAGGGAACTGTTAATAATAATCAGTCCTCCCGAAACAACATTCGGCGCAAAAGCTTCAAGTGAAGGCTGATTCATCACTATCAGGCAGGTCGGCTCCGTGACCAGGGGGGAGCTTATCGGGGTATCGGATACCGTGACCCCGCAGTTTGCCGTGCCGCCCCGCATTTCCGGCCCGTAAGAGGGGATCCACGCCACGTGCTTGCCCTCCTCCATCCCGGCGTAGGCCAGCAGCTGGCCCGTGGACAGGATGCCCTGCCCGCCGAACCCCGCGATCAGGATTTCCTCTAACACGCCGTTTCACCCCCCTCGCTGAACTCCGCCGGTTTCTTAAACTCGCCCAGGGGGTAAACCGGGAGCATGTTTTTCTCCAACCAGGCGAGAGCCTCGACCGGCGAAAGCCCCCAGTTCGTCGGGCAGGTTGAGAGGACTTCAACCAGACTGAAGCCCAGGCCCCGTTGCTGGACCTCAAAGGCCGTCTTGATCGCCCGCTTCGCGCGGAGTACGTTGCCCGGGTTGTGTACCGAAACGCGGGCCACGTAGACCGCTCCCTCCACAGTGCTCAAAAGCTCGGCCATCCGCAGGGGGTAACCGGCCGTCTCCTTGTTCCGGCCAAAAGGAGTGGTGGTCGTTTTCTGGCCGAGGATGGTCGTGGGCGCCATCTGCCCTCCGGTCATCCCAAACACGGCGTTATTGACAAAGATAGTGCTGATCCTTTCCCCGCGGCTGGCGGCGTGGACGATTTCGGCCGTGCCGATGGCCGCCAGGTCACCATCCCCCTGGTAGGTGAAGACGAAACGGTCCGGCAGGACGCGCTTGACGCCGGTGGCCACCGCCGGGGCGCGGCCGTGGGCCGCTTGGATCATGTCCACGTTGAAGAAGTCGTAGGCGAAGACGGCGCAGCCCACCGGACACACCCCCACCGTCTTCTCGCGCAGCCCCAGTTCATCAATAGCCTGCGCGACCAGGCGGTGGATGATGCCGTGGGTGCAACCGGGGCAATAGCTGAAGGGCTTATCGGTCAGCGCCTGCGGCCGTTTAAAAATGGTTCTGGCCACCCGCCGACACCTCCATCACCTTTTGTAGTTCGGCGAAGACCTCGCGCACCGTGGGCACCGTCCCGCCCGGGCGGCCGTAAAAGTGAATCGGGAAACCGCCGTTGACGGTCAGGCGGACATCCTCGACCATCTGCCCCAGGTTCATTTCTACCACCAGAAACCGCTCGGCCCTTCCGGCCCGGAGAAAGGCCTTCTCCGGGAAGGGCCACAGGGTGATGGGGCGGATCAGGCCTGCGGCGATACCCGCTTTCCGGGCCCGGTCGACGACCGCCTTGGCGATGCGCGCCACCGTGCCGAAGGCCACCAGGACCGTCTCGGCGTCTTCGAGGCGGTACTCCTCCCAGCGCTGTTCGGCGACCTTCATCGTGTCATACTTGGCCGCGAGGGCCCAGTTCCGTTCCTCGTTCACCTCGGGCACGATGTAAAGTGAATTGATGATGTTCGGCTGCGTGCGGCCGCCCAGGCCGACGGTCGCCCACGGTTTCGGCGGCGGCGACGGCAGGGTCCCCTCTTCCATTTCGACGGGCTCCATCATTTGCCCCAGGATCCCGTCGCCGACAACCATCACCGGGTTGCGGTACCTGTCGGCGAGGTCGAAGGCCTCCTGCATCATCTCGATGATTTCCTGCACGGTGGCCGGGGCCAGAACGGACATCCGGTAATCCCCGTGCCCGCCGCCCCGCGTGGCCTGGAAATAGTCCCCCTGGGAGGGGGCAATGTTTCCAAGGCCGGGGCCCCCGCGCATGACGTTGACGATCACGCAGGGCAGTTCGGCGCCCGCCATGTACGATATGCCCTCCTGCATCAGGCTGATCCCGGGGCCGGACGAGGAGGTAAGCACGCGTGCCCCGGCCGCGGCTGCGCCGTATACCATGTTGATCGCGGCCACCTCGCTCTCCGCCTGCAGGTAAACGCCGCCGATCTCCGGGAGGCGCCGTGCCAAAAAATGCGGGAGTTCAGACTGGGGCGTGATCGGGTAACCGAAGAAGTGGCGGCAGCCGGCCCGGATCGCCCCTTCTCCGAAGGCCTCGTTACCCTTCATTAACACTCTCGACATCGACTTCTTCCCCCCTCTCCACGGCGACCTCGATAACCACGTCGGGGCACATCCAGGCGCAAACGGCGCAGCCCGTGCACCGTTCCTGTTCGTAAACCGTGGCCGGATGGAAGCCCGTACTGTTAAAGTGCTCGGCCAGGACGATGATCCCCCGGGGGCAGAACTTGACGCAGATTCCACACCCCTTGCAGCGTTCCTCGTCAAATGTTACGCGGGCCAATGTCTTTCCTCTCCCTTTAGGTTACATCCAACCCTGATCTCCGGTTTCCCAAAACCGGTTGCTCAATCCCCGTGCTCCCAACTCTCCCACGGCGGACGCATGTACAGCGTCAAGGGAAGCACCGGCACATCCAAAACTTCCGTCACCGCCGGGGCGAGGTCGGCCCGCGCCGCCGCGAAGGCTACCGGCCGGCCAAGGGCGCCGGCCGCCGCATCGACCACCTGCCGTCCTTCCCACAGAGTGCGGGCGTCGGTGGCCGGACCCAGGTTGGCGTTGTTCACCAGGCAACTGACCCGCACCCGCGACGCCCGCTCCACCGCGGCGACCATCCGCAGGATATCCGGTACCGTACGCGTGTAAGGCCGGTAGGGGTTAACCACAAAAAAGACGGCGTGTTCATCAGGGAGAAGGTACTCGCGGTAGCAGCCCAGGACCGTCGCCCCAACATCATCCCCGCCCACGTCAAAGACGCCCCAGCGGTCTCCCCCCGTCAGGACCCCGAGGATGGCCGGCATCAGAACAGGGATATCGGCCTGGACCATCTCCGGCGGCGGACAGATCACCTGGAGGCCCGGCCTTTCCAGGCGTTCCCGGGCCAGACGGGTACGGAAGTAAGGGTTGACAATGTCCAGGTCCACCAGGGCCACCGTTCGTGGGCCGACAAGCGACAAGGCGGTGTTGACGGCCACCTCGGTCTTGCCGCTGCCGAGGTTCCCAACGAAGATATTGATACGCTTTAATCCAGGAACACGCGGCTTGTCTAGCATGGCTTCGTTACCTTCGGCTGAATTCCTCCCGGTTTCTTCCCAAACGGTCGAGAAAACGGAGTAAGCGGTTCCGTTCGATGATAACGCTCAGGGAATAGCGTTCCGTTAATAAATGAAGCCCGAGCAAGACCAGAACGATGATCCCGCGGGTCGGCAGGTCCAGCAACCAGACCGCCGACAGGCCCAGAGTGACTCCGAGAACGTTCGACCCCGCGTCTCCCATCATTGCCCTGGCCCGCAGGTCCAGCGGGAGGTAGGCCAAAAGACAGCCGGTCACGGTGGCCAGGAAGAACAGCCGGGGATCGCCCCAACCCGCCACCGCCAGCAAACCGGCCGCAAGGAGGTAGGCCTTGCCGGCCCGGCCCGGCCGCAAGTCCAACAGGTTCAGCGTGTTGGCGGCCAGGGCGATAAGCAGGGTGTTCACGATGACCTCGCGCGCAGGCGCGGTGCTGACGCTGGCCAGGAAGGCGATCACCACCCCCCCCAGCGCCTTTAGCGCGCCGGTGGTCAGCTCCCCCCGCAGGAGGCGTCCGAAATGGCCCTTAAGGCCGGATGTCGCACGCGAGCCGAACACGTCGTCGATAAAGCCCAGGAGGGCCATGCCTCCCGTTACCAGGAGAAAGACCATCAGGTCGGACCGGAAGCGCGCGGCGTCCACCAACAGGTAAGTCACCGAGAAAACCAGTGTCGGCGCCAAAAAAAATACAAGGCCGACCCCTAAGGGAATGGCCCGGCCCTGGTAGTTTTGCCGGACAAAGCCAGCTGCGGCCGCCATCTCTTTAAGCATGGGCAAGATGATCAGCGCGGTGATAAAACCCAGTATGAAGAAGAGGGCGATAAACACGCCTTACCTTTCACCTCTTGGGCCGTAACGGCGGTAACAATGCCAGAATGTCCGGGCGATATCCGCGAACTGTCGCCCCCGGTGCCAAAAACCGGCCAAGTCACGTCCGGTCTCCCGGTGCGTCATGTTCGTGGGAACCTCCCGCACGCGCAGGCCCGCCCGCGCGGCGGCGATGGTCATCGCCACCTCGGCGCCGAAACCCGGGGCAAGGGGCAGAATCGAAGGCGCGACATTCTTGCGCAGGGCGCGCTGCCCCGAAATGGGGCTTTCCATCTCCAGGCCGGTGAAGTACCGTATGCCCCGGCGGGCCAGGCCCTTCACCAGCCCGAACCCGCCCTTCCGCCGGGCGCGGGGAAACCGGGCCACCGTAAGATCGGCCTTCCCCGCCAGGATCGGCAGGATAAGCTTGCGCGCCTCCGCCGCGCTGGCGCCGAGGTCGGCGTCAAGCAGCACCAGGATATCC contains:
- a CDS encoding 3-methyl-2-oxobutanoate dehydrogenase subunit VorB; translated protein: MSRVLMKGNEAFGEGAIRAGCRHFFGYPITPQSELPHFLARRLPEIGGVYLQAESEVAAINMVYGAAAAGARVLTSSSGPGISLMQEGISYMAGAELPCVIVNVMRGGPGLGNIAPSQGDYFQATRGGGHGDYRMSVLAPATVQEIIEMMQEAFDLADRYRNPVMVVGDGILGQMMEPVEMEEGTLPSPPPKPWATVGLGGRTQPNIINSLYIVPEVNEERNWALAAKYDTMKVAEQRWEEYRLEDAETVLVAFGTVARIAKAVVDRARKAGIAAGLIRPITLWPFPEKAFLRAGRAERFLVVEMNLGQMVEDVRLTVNGGFPIHFYGRPGGTVPTVREVFAELQKVMEVSAGGQNHF
- a CDS encoding 4Fe-4S binding protein, which translates into the protein MARVTFDEERCKGCGICVKFCPRGIIVLAEHFNSTGFHPATVYEQERCTGCAVCAWMCPDVVIEVAVERGEEVDVESVNEG
- a CDS encoding thiamine pyrophosphate-dependent enzyme, which encodes MARTIFKRPQALTDKPFSYCPGCTHGIIHRLVAQAIDELGLREKTVGVCPVGCAVFAYDFFNVDMIQAAHGRAPAVATGVKRVLPDRFVFTYQGDGDLAAIGTAEIVHAASRGERISTIFVNNAVFGMTGGQMAPTTILGQKTTTTPFGRNKETAGYPLRMAELLSTVEGAVYVARVSVHNPGNVLRAKRAIKTAFEVQQRGLGFSLVEVLSTCPTNWGLSPVEALAWLEKNMLPVYPLGEFKKPAEFSEGGETAC
- a CDS encoding 2-oxoacid:acceptor oxidoreductase family protein — its product is MLEEILIAGFGGQGILSTGQLLAYAGMEEGKHVAWIPSYGPEMRGGTANCGVTVSDTPISSPLVTEPTCLIVMNQPSLEAFAPNVVSGGLIIINSSLVENRVGRRDVRVLAIPANEIAEDLGSSRVAANVLLGACIAVTGVVVLESAVAALAKVLPPRRHNLIPVNRSALERGAALAREQLAGGVAVG
- a CDS encoding M20/M25/M40 family metallo-hydrolase translates to MVSRERLAESFLELVRIDSLSRQERDIADNLKSRLRELGCTVEEDQTARAVNGNAGNLIARLPGEGQAILLGAHMDTVEPGRRVRPRVRDGVVTSAGDTILGGDDKAGIAAILEAVRVIKAGGEAHPPLEIVFTVAEEVGLLGAKHLEFGRLQSRMGFILDSEGPPGQVIVRGPSQDRLVATVIGRAAHAGICPEEGINAIQAAARGIAGLRLGRIDPETTANIGVIRGGQATNIVPDRVTVEGESRSLDDAKRAAMTQEILQGLETAVRESGAEIQTEVETLYESFRLPPDAPVVTLARRAMERLGITPRLEQSGGGSDANVFNASGIPTANLSCGMQRVHSTAEFLRLDDLVASARLVLEIIRLGAAKGLD
- a CDS encoding UDP-N-acetylmuramyl pentapeptide phosphotransferase, whose translation is MFIALFFILGFITALIILPMLKEMAAAAGFVRQNYQGRAIPLGVGLVFFLAPTLVFSVTYLLVDAARFRSDLMVFLLVTGGMALLGFIDDVFGSRATSGLKGHFGRLLRGELTTGALKALGGVVIAFLASVSTAPAREVIVNTLLIALAANTLNLLDLRPGRAGKAYLLAAGLLAVAGWGDPRLFFLATVTGCLLAYLPLDLRARAMMGDAGSNVLGVTLGLSAVWLLDLPTRGIIVLVLLGLHLLTERYSLSVIIERNRLLRFLDRLGRNREEFSRR
- a CDS encoding glycosyltransferase family 2 protein — encoded protein: MKGVSVIIPAYNEAGRIGETIRAVRGIAEVEEILVVDDASSDQTTAEASAAGARVVRQDFNQGKGAALSRGIREARGDILVLLDADLGASAAEARKLILPILAGKADLTVARFPRARRKGGFGLVKGLARRGIRYFTGLEMESPISGQRALRKNVAPSILPLAPGFGAEVAMTIAAARAGLRVREVPTNMTHRETGRDLAGFWHRGRQFADIARTFWHCYRRYGPRGER